In Monodelphis domestica isolate mMonDom1 chromosome 3, mMonDom1.pri, whole genome shotgun sequence, the following proteins share a genomic window:
- the LOC107648942 gene encoding myelin-oligodendrocyte glycoprotein-like: MEIVSSSGSFLSSFLIFLLLETHTLASEQFSVIGPIEPIRAWVGRMADLPCYLSPQKNAQAMKVIWFQSLEIVHHYEDGQDKFDNQSPKFQGRTELVKDAITRGNVTLRIWNITAADKGHYKCHFDDGLYQEEAGIELLVSGEESEVMFRGLGASM, encoded by the exons ATGGAGATTGTCAGTTCTTCAGGCTCCTTTCTCTCCAgctttctcatcttcctcttgCTTGAGACACATACATTGGCTTCAG AGCAATTTTCCGTGATTGGACCTATAGAACCCATCCGGGCCTGGGTAGGAAGAATGGCAGACCTACCATGTTACCTGTCTCCCCAGAAAAATGCTCAAGCCATGAAGGTGATTTGGTTCCAATCTCTGGAAATAGTGCATCACTATGAAGATGGGCAGGATAAGTTTGACAATCAAAGCCCTAAATTCCAAGGGAGGACAGAGCTGGTGAAAGATGCCATCACTAGAGGAAATGTCACCCTGAGGATATGGAACATTACAGCAGCTGACAAAGGACACTACAAATGCCATTTTGATGATGGTTTGTATCAAGAAGAAGCTGGTATAGAACTACTTGTCTCAGGTGAGGAGTCAGAAGTGATGTTCCGGGGACTGGGGGCTTCAATGTGA